CAAAACTATAATGATGAACAGATATGGAGGAGGCAATTGGCTATGGCAGAAAGATTGGTCGGCAAAAAGGCGCCCGATTTCACGATGGAAACGGCTCTCGGCAACGGGCAGGACTTCGGGAACGTTTCACTATCCGACTATAAAGGAAAATGGTTGGTATTGTTCTTTTACCCGCTTGATTTTACCTTTGTTTGTCCGACGGAAATTACCGCTTTAAGCGATTCGTACGCGGTATTTAAAGATCTTGACGCCGAAATTCTCGGCGTAAGCGTAGACAGCAAATTTTCGCATCGGGCCTGGATCAATACCTCCCGCGACAGCAACGGATTGGGCAAGTTGAATTTCCCGTTGGCGTCCGACATTACCAAAAAAACCGCTTCCGATTACGGCGTGTTGATTGAAGATGAAGGCGTCGCGCTGCGCGGCTTGTTCATTATTGATCCGGAAGGCACGGTAAAATATCAGGTCGTCAACCACAACGATATCGGCCGCAGCGTCGATGAAACGTTGCGCGTGCTGCAAGCCTTGCAATCAGGCGGCTTGTGTCCGGTAAACTGGAAGCCCGGCGAGAAACATCTCGTCGCAAAATAAGTTTGCGCTTTGTATGCGGCAAATCCGTCCCTGCTGTCTGCCGCCAGGCAGGCGGGAGGGACTTTTGGCTTTTATGCAAAAAAAGGGTATAATTAGCGATAAAAACTGGAGGGTTTGTTGCATGCACGC
The Bacilli bacterium genome window above contains:
- a CDS encoding peroxiredoxin; protein product: MAERLVGKKAPDFTMETALGNGQDFGNVSLSDYKGKWLVLFFYPLDFTFVCPTEITALSDSYAVFKDLDAEILGVSVDSKFSHRAWINTSRDSNGLGKLNFPLASDITKKTASDYGVLIEDEGVALRGLFIIDPEGTVKYQVVNHNDIGRSVDETLRVLQALQSGGLCPVNWKPGEKHLVAK